In Lacrimispora indolis DSM 755, a genomic segment contains:
- a CDS encoding helix-turn-helix transcriptional regulator, producing the protein MEVNFDNMIPELHYYIHRKCTASWKIDPDYIPFIDITYVIAGKARYFIDGTEYIVRKGDLICIPRGTHRAAVSVPEDLMECYSTNLFLRDQKGDDISLPLELISHIGSVPQLISCFHEIHEEWLKREFGYKLKVRASMCLILYHILDLLFNENRISSKDIRIINSIRYMSTHFAEDVSIDTMADLFHIHPVYYGNLFKKAIGMTFKQYLISLRLNHAENMLRSGEGNVGDAALQSGFSDIYYFSKLFKEKKGIPPSKLLPPERKKNVEAFK; encoded by the coding sequence ATGGAAGTAAATTTTGATAACATGATTCCCGAACTGCACTACTACATCCACAGAAAATGTACTGCCAGTTGGAAGATAGACCCGGATTACATACCTTTCATTGACATCACATATGTCATTGCGGGAAAAGCCAGATACTTTATAGACGGTACAGAATATATCGTCCGGAAAGGCGATTTAATCTGCATCCCCAGAGGCACTCACAGAGCGGCGGTCAGCGTCCCTGAGGATCTGATGGAATGTTACTCCACAAACCTTTTCCTCAGAGATCAGAAAGGCGATGATATCTCCCTGCCCCTTGAATTAATCAGCCATATTGGCAGCGTTCCCCAGCTCATTTCATGCTTCCATGAGATCCACGAAGAGTGGCTGAAGCGTGAGTTCGGTTACAAACTAAAGGTGAGGGCCAGTATGTGCCTGATCCTCTACCATATACTGGATCTCCTTTTCAATGAGAACCGGATCAGCAGTAAAGATATCCGTATCATCAACAGCATCCGCTACATGAGCACTCATTTTGCAGAAGATGTAAGCATTGATACCATGGCTGATCTGTTCCATATCCATCCGGTATACTATGGAAATCTGTTTAAAAAGGCCATAGGCATGACATTCAAACAGTATCTCATATCACTGCGCCTGAATCATGCGGAAAATATGCTGAGGAGCGGCGAGGGCAACGTGGGAGATGCAGCTCTCCAAAGCGGATTCTCCGATATATACTATTTTTCAAAATTATTTAAAGAAAAAAAAGGAATCCCCCCTTCAAAGCTGCTCCCGCCGGAGAGGAAGAAAAATGTGGAGGCATTCAAATAA
- a CDS encoding ABC transporter substrate-binding protein, producing MKKWKRSSAVLAAVLAATVSFTGCGGNGGGSAQTNAVTSGNAGEAKTDAAGSGELAQISFSWWGNDDRHQATQEAIDAFNAAHAGAIEVTGEPSGFGNLEETFATRYAGGTEADIMTVNYPWLIKYSPDGTGFYDLDQLSDIIDFSQYDGGFLETGKTGGVMQAIPYGQNTLGVYLNKSAFERAGINEIPSTFEEYKEAAKAITAQNPNAYLIVSPTFRFAAVYYLQQKTGKGEFDENLNMNYTVEDYKEAMTWYKELADLHVFCSRQDYLENVGNDPVSIAQNAKYIDGGYLGVLEWTGGIASNAQTLADKGDELIVAPLPTIDGAVFKGTMAKPSLTFAISKNSKHPREAAEFLQYILNDPEGTKLMGSKRGMVASKSAKAALEADGQITGAVKQAYDFTDQAEVINNSPIFEDAVFTSSFESNYEKYELGASTADEAAQAFFDEAAAQVAKLKAEYGK from the coding sequence ATGAAAAAGTGGAAGAGAAGTTCAGCTGTACTTGCAGCAGTTTTAGCGGCAACAGTCAGTTTCACCGGCTGCGGAGGCAATGGAGGAGGTTCGGCACAGACGAATGCGGTAACGTCGGGGAATGCCGGTGAGGCAAAGACAGATGCCGCCGGCTCCGGTGAGCTTGCACAAATCAGTTTTTCCTGGTGGGGGAATGACGACCGCCATCAGGCGACACAGGAAGCTATTGACGCATTTAATGCGGCTCATGCGGGCGCCATCGAAGTGACAGGAGAGCCTTCCGGCTTCGGGAACCTGGAAGAGACCTTTGCCACTCGTTACGCAGGCGGTACGGAAGCAGATATCATGACTGTCAATTATCCGTGGCTCATCAAATACAGTCCGGATGGAACTGGCTTCTATGATTTGGATCAGTTATCCGATATCATTGACTTTTCACAGTATGATGGGGGATTTTTAGAGACAGGAAAGACGGGCGGTGTGATGCAGGCTATTCCTTACGGACAGAACACTCTGGGCGTTTATTTGAACAAATCCGCATTTGAGAGAGCGGGCATTAATGAAATCCCGTCTACATTTGAGGAGTATAAGGAAGCGGCCAAAGCTATTACAGCACAGAATCCAAATGCTTATTTAATCGTAAGCCCCACGTTCCGTTTTGCTGCCGTTTATTATCTGCAGCAGAAGACCGGTAAAGGCGAATTCGATGAAAACTTAAATATGAATTATACGGTAGAAGACTACAAGGAAGCTATGACCTGGTACAAGGAACTGGCAGATCTTCATGTGTTCTGTTCCAGACAGGATTACCTGGAAAATGTAGGAAATGACCCCGTATCCATCGCCCAGAATGCAAAATATATTGACGGCGGATATTTGGGAGTCCTTGAATGGACAGGCGGTATCGCTTCCAATGCACAGACACTTGCAGATAAAGGAGATGAGCTCATCGTAGCCCCCCTTCCGACCATAGACGGAGCAGTATTTAAAGGAACCATGGCAAAACCGTCCCTGACATTTGCCATTTCAAAAAATTCCAAGCACCCCAGAGAAGCAGCAGAATTTTTACAGTATATTTTAAATGATCCGGAAGGCACAAAGCTCATGGGCTCCAAAAGAGGTATGGTGGCATCAAAGTCTGCAAAAGCTGCTCTTGAAGCAGACGGGCAGATTACGGGAGCCGTAAAGCAGGCTTATGATTTCACGGATCAGGCAGAAGTTATCAACAACTCCCCTATCTTTGAGGATGCCGTATTTACAAGCTCTTTTGAGAGCAATTATGAGAAATACGAATTGGGAGCAAGTACCGCAGACGAAGCTGCACAGGCATTCTTTGACGAGGCAGCCGCTCAGGTTGCAAAGCTGAAAGCTGAATATGGAAAATAA
- a CDS encoding NAD-dependent epimerase/dehydratase family protein: MKKKALIIGGSGGLSGRLAALAKEEYEVWAVTRGQRPLGDKIHLLKADRNDAENFRKTILDADTVWDIVFDCICMNERHAMQDLNVFPGVTKRLVVISTDSVYDPRRKGTPQKEDGYFVEEEGEPEALTYAGNKRRMEHVFMNNFKSTSMAITLFRPGHIYGPGFLMGCYPEHSRQKELPQLILDREPISLVGGGIYLTQPVFVDDLANSMLDCADKPGAYNRIFCIGGPKAVENRRYYEIIGQLLDRDVNIKEIPLTGYLEKHPEYSGHLCHRIYDLSALMEAGVRLPDTPLETGLKIHLKSLGYL; this comes from the coding sequence ATGAAGAAGAAAGCGCTCATCATCGGAGGAAGCGGAGGACTGAGCGGCCGTCTGGCTGCCCTGGCAAAAGAAGAATATGAAGTTTGGGCAGTTACCAGAGGGCAGCGCCCCTTAGGTGACAAGATCCATCTTCTGAAAGCCGACAGAAACGATGCTGAAAATTTCCGGAAAACGATTTTAGATGCGGATACGGTCTGGGACATTGTTTTTGACTGCATATGTATGAATGAAAGACATGCCATGCAGGATTTAAATGTATTTCCCGGAGTAACCAAGCGCCTGGTAGTGATTTCCACGGATTCTGTATATGATCCCCGCAGGAAAGGCACTCCGCAGAAAGAAGACGGATATTTCGTCGAGGAAGAAGGGGAGCCTGAAGCACTCACCTATGCAGGCAATAAACGCCGTATGGAACATGTCTTTATGAACAACTTCAAAAGCACCTCCATGGCAATCACACTATTTCGCCCCGGTCATATCTACGGACCCGGTTTTCTTATGGGATGCTACCCGGAGCACAGCAGGCAGAAGGAACTTCCCCAGCTCATCCTGGACCGGGAGCCAATATCTCTTGTAGGCGGCGGGATCTATCTCACCCAGCCCGTATTTGTGGACGATTTAGCAAATTCCATGCTGGACTGCGCAGACAAACCAGGCGCTTATAACCGCATTTTCTGTATTGGAGGACCGAAGGCGGTGGAAAACCGAAGATACTATGAGATCATCGGGCAGCTGCTTGACAGAGATGTGAACATAAAAGAGATTCCGCTGACAGGTTACCTTGAAAAACACCCGGAGTACAGCGGCCACTTATGTCACCGGATCTATGATCTGTCTGCGTTGATGGAGGCCGGTGTCCGCCTGCCGGATACCCCCCTTGAAACAGGGTTAAAAATACACTTAAAATCACTGGGGTATCTTTAA
- a CDS encoding NAD(P)-dependent oxidoreductase: protein MNIVLLESLGIPDSLLNEYAKPLIKAGHHFAAYQKDTDPEVQIQRAGQADIIMIANMPLSGQVISACEHLKFIDVAFTGVDHVDLEAARSRGIKVSNAAGYSTEAVAELTICLILSLLRNVPQVEARCREGKTKDGLVGCELMGKTVGIIGAGAIGIRAAELCSAFGCKVLAYKRRLTGNEPSFIEFVSLEELLSRADIVSLHCPLNDDSRHLINRETIGKMKKGAYLINAARGPVVDSNALAEALDTGYLSGAGIDVFETEPPLDPAHPLLRSKNTIVTPHVAFASEQSMEARAKIVFDNITNWMEGCQSNIIL from the coding sequence ATGAACATCGTGCTACTAGAATCCCTGGGCATTCCGGACAGCCTTTTAAATGAATACGCAAAACCGCTGATCAAGGCCGGTCACCATTTTGCCGCCTATCAGAAGGATACTGATCCCGAAGTTCAGATCCAGCGGGCCGGACAGGCAGATATTATCATGATAGCCAATATGCCTCTGTCCGGACAGGTAATATCTGCCTGCGAACATTTAAAGTTTATAGATGTTGCATTTACAGGGGTCGATCATGTGGACCTGGAAGCAGCCAGATCAAGGGGAATAAAGGTCAGCAATGCGGCCGGATATTCCACGGAAGCCGTGGCAGAGCTTACCATATGCCTGATCCTCTCCCTCCTTCGCAATGTGCCCCAAGTGGAAGCCCGCTGCAGAGAAGGAAAAACAAAAGATGGCCTGGTGGGATGTGAGCTGATGGGAAAGACTGTGGGCATCATAGGTGCCGGAGCCATCGGCATCAGGGCCGCGGAGCTTTGTTCCGCTTTTGGATGTAAGGTTCTGGCATACAAACGGCGCCTGACCGGAAACGAACCTTCCTTCATTGAATTCGTATCCCTTGAGGAACTCCTGTCCCGCGCGGATATTGTAAGCCTTCATTGTCCATTAAACGACGACTCCCGCCATTTAATAAACAGGGAAACCATTGGGAAAATGAAAAAAGGCGCTTATTTAATCAATGCCGCCAGAGGTCCTGTGGTGGATTCCAATGCTTTGGCTGAAGCCTTAGACACCGGTTACCTTTCCGGTGCAGGTATTGATGTCTTTGAAACAGAACCTCCCCTGGATCCGGCCCATCCACTTCTTAGAAGCAAAAATACGATCGTTACCCCTCACGTGGCCTTTGCTTCAGAGCAATCCATGGAGGCCCGGGCAAAAATTGTATTTGACAACATCACAAACTGGATGGAAGGCTGCCAGTCAAACATCATTCTGTAG
- a CDS encoding alpha-glucuronidase, translating into MSKTRDLCWLKKRVHQPDISSYYIKNRRDSVVMKTIERELSLLFEDAEPSDDAKSPLVLSLTGDGTGDGYEIEKTEAGYAVTASSEKGLLYGVFGLHRILITKGRLPFKSQPDQSIRMINHWDNFDGSIERGYAGESIYYDRNHFRGDMEIVRSYARLLASTGINAVSVNNVNVHKKETFFIKSENLKEIRKIADVFSEYGIRTYLSINFAAPIVVGGLDTADPLLPEVAAWWEQVTADIYKEIPQFGGFIVKADSEGEPGPFTYDRTHEDGANMLARTIKPFGGIIIWRCFVYNCGQDWRDRSLDRARAAYDIFMAHDGKFEGNVILQIKNGPIDFQIREPNSPLFGALRKTNQILEFQITQEYTGHQVDICYLVPMWKETLDFDTCYGKDAFIKNEIKKNSPDPKRSGIAAVGSVGMDANWTGNKLAQANLYGYGRLVWDNSLSSEEIAREWVNLTFELPEDQASKIVDILTTSRGVYEDYTCPLAVGFMCRPNVHYGADIDGYEYDRWGTYHYADRNGVGRERSVARGTGYTRQYSDARFREYEDLSTCPDELLLFFHHVPYTHVLRSGKTVIQHIYDTHFAGAEKVEQYERTWESLEPFLDEESYTNVRDRIKKQKENAINWRDQINTYFYRKSGISDAHGRKIYD; encoded by the coding sequence ATGTCAAAAACAAGGGATCTGTGCTGGCTGAAAAAGAGAGTACATCAGCCGGATATATCCAGTTATTATATTAAAAATAGAAGAGACAGTGTTGTAATGAAAACCATAGAGAGAGAGCTGTCCCTTCTGTTTGAAGACGCAGAGCCGTCGGATGATGCAAAATCCCCGTTGGTATTATCACTGACAGGTGACGGAACAGGCGACGGATATGAGATAGAAAAGACAGAGGCAGGCTATGCAGTAACAGCCTCATCTGAGAAAGGTCTTCTCTATGGAGTATTCGGTCTGCACCGTATTCTGATCACCAAAGGACGGCTCCCCTTTAAGAGCCAACCGGACCAGAGCATCCGCATGATAAACCATTGGGATAATTTCGACGGCTCCATTGAACGCGGTTACGCGGGAGAGTCGATCTACTATGATAGAAACCACTTTAGAGGAGATATGGAGATCGTCCGCTCCTATGCCAGACTGCTTGCGAGTACAGGTATCAATGCCGTATCGGTCAACAATGTAAATGTGCATAAAAAAGAGACGTTCTTTATAAAGAGTGAGAATTTAAAAGAAATCAGAAAGATAGCCGATGTATTCAGCGAATACGGAATCAGGACATATCTCTCTATCAACTTTGCCGCTCCCATAGTGGTAGGCGGGCTTGACACGGCGGATCCCCTTTTGCCGGAAGTGGCCGCATGGTGGGAGCAAGTGACTGCTGATATATACAAAGAGATCCCGCAGTTCGGCGGTTTCATCGTGAAAGCGGACTCCGAGGGAGAGCCGGGCCCGTTTACATATGACAGGACACATGAAGATGGTGCAAATATGCTGGCGCGGACGATCAAACCTTTTGGAGGCATCATTATCTGGAGATGCTTTGTATATAACTGCGGACAGGACTGGAGAGACAGATCTCTTGACCGTGCCAGGGCTGCTTATGATATATTTATGGCTCACGACGGCAAATTTGAAGGCAATGTCATCCTTCAGATCAAAAATGGTCCCATTGATTTTCAGATCAGAGAACCTAATTCTCCGCTTTTCGGGGCACTTAGAAAGACAAATCAGATACTGGAATTTCAGATTACCCAGGAGTATACAGGGCATCAGGTGGATATTTGCTATCTGGTTCCCATGTGGAAAGAGACTTTGGATTTTGATACCTGTTATGGAAAGGATGCTTTCATAAAGAATGAGATCAAAAAGAACTCACCGGATCCCAAACGATCAGGAATAGCGGCGGTGGGAAGTGTAGGCATGGACGCAAACTGGACAGGCAACAAACTGGCTCAGGCAAATCTATACGGATATGGCAGGCTTGTATGGGACAACTCCCTCAGTTCAGAGGAGATAGCCAGGGAATGGGTGAATCTGACCTTTGAACTTCCCGAAGACCAGGCGTCGAAAATTGTGGATATTCTTACTACTTCCAGAGGCGTTTATGAAGATTATACATGTCCCCTGGCAGTGGGATTTATGTGCAGGCCCAATGTTCACTACGGGGCAGACATAGACGGATACGAATACGACAGATGGGGCACCTATCATTATGCGGACCGCAACGGAGTAGGCAGAGAACGTTCGGTTGCAAGGGGCACCGGATATACGAGACAGTATTCAGATGCCAGATTCAGAGAATATGAAGACTTATCCACCTGTCCTGATGAGCTTTTGCTGTTTTTCCATCATGTACCCTATACCCACGTCCTGCGTTCAGGAAAGACTGTCATTCAGCATATATATGACACACATTTTGCAGGAGCGGAGAAGGTTGAGCAGTACGAGAGGACCTGGGAGAGCCTGGAGCCTTTCCTGGATGAAGAAAGCTACACCAATGTGAGGGACCGTATTAAGAAACAAAAAGAAAATGCAATCAATTGGCGGGATCAAATCAATACATACTTTTACCGCAAGTCGGGAATTTCCGATGCTCATGGCAGAAAGATCTATGATTAA
- a CDS encoding aldo/keto reductase produces the protein MYYKQYGNTDMKVSAIGMGCMRYDADDVKSGNFEKCAEVALYAHEKGINYFDTAPYYCDDKSEIITGMALSQLPRDSYYISSKTNLGTVGGSYTESDFRRRLETTLSRLKVDYLDFYHLWCILNLDSFSKQVDILYSFFEKAKSEGLIRNIVFSSHMQGNELENAVASNLFKGMLIGYNALNYRFRQTGIKAAYDSGMGVVVMNPLGGGLIPGNPNTFRYLTEGTDLTVAQAALNFVASHKEITITLAGCTTKAHVDDAVKAVENLSERPAAEIYEEYENKGMISNDLCTGCAYCKHCPKDIDIPKFMDAYNMKLLGNDMFERLKGHWQISKDSAGTCIKCGKCEKLCTQHLPIIERLAEIAG, from the coding sequence ATGTATTACAAACAATATGGGAACACCGATATGAAGGTCTCCGCCATCGGCATGGGTTGTATGAGATATGACGCAGACGATGTAAAATCAGGCAATTTCGAAAAATGCGCTGAAGTTGCGCTGTACGCCCATGAAAAAGGCATCAACTATTTTGATACTGCTCCTTATTACTGCGATGATAAAAGCGAGATCATCACAGGCATGGCCCTTTCCCAGCTTCCCAGAGACAGTTACTATATTTCCTCAAAAACCAATCTGGGCACAGTAGGCGGCAGTTATACAGAATCAGACTTTCGCAGAAGGCTGGAAACGACACTAAGCCGGCTGAAGGTGGATTATCTGGACTTTTATCACCTGTGGTGCATATTAAATCTGGATTCCTTTTCCAAACAGGTGGATATTCTTTACTCATTCTTTGAGAAAGCAAAATCAGAAGGACTGATCCGCAATATCGTATTTTCATCCCATATGCAGGGCAATGAGCTGGAGAACGCAGTCGCTTCCAATCTATTTAAAGGAATGCTCATTGGTTACAATGCCCTCAACTACCGCTTCCGCCAGACAGGCATCAAAGCCGCCTATGACAGTGGTATGGGTGTTGTAGTCATGAACCCATTGGGAGGCGGCCTGATACCTGGAAACCCGAATACATTCCGCTATCTGACTGAAGGAACAGACCTAACCGTAGCACAGGCTGCCTTAAATTTCGTGGCCTCCCACAAAGAGATCACAATCACCCTGGCGGGCTGCACCACGAAAGCTCATGTAGATGATGCCGTGAAAGCCGTAGAAAACTTATCAGAACGTCCCGCAGCTGAAATCTATGAGGAATATGAGAATAAAGGCATGATCAGCAACGATCTCTGCACAGGCTGTGCATACTGCAAGCACTGTCCCAAAGATATTGATATCCCCAAATTCATGGATGCCTACAACATGAAGCTGCTGGGAAATGATATGTTTGAACGGCTGAAAGGTCACTGGCAGATATCAAAAGACTCCGCCGGAACCTGCATCAAATGCGGTAAATGCGAGAAGCTTTGCACACAGCATCTGCCCATCATAGAAAGACTGGCTGAGATAGCAGGTTAA
- a CDS encoding cold-shock protein yields the protein MKKGTVKWFNAQKGFGFICDEEGNDIFVHFSGLAMDGFKSLEDGQSVVFETTNGARGLQAVNVSVA from the coding sequence ATGAAAAAAGGTACAGTAAAATGGTTTAATGCACAAAAGGGGTTTGGTTTTATCTGCGATGAGGAAGGTAACGATATATTCGTTCATTTCTCCGGTCTTGCTATGGATGGCTTCAAATCTTTAGAAGATGGCCAGTCAGTCGTTTTTGAGACAACTAACGGTGCTCGTGGTTTACAGGCAGTAAACGTATCCGTCGCTTAA
- a CDS encoding Gfo/Idh/MocA family protein has protein sequence MVGIIGTGVIAEAHLRAYLTLSDRCRVVALCDIFPEKAQRLKEKYGLEAAEVYGDYNEMLKRQDIDLVSVCTPPFTHLPASIACMRAGKHVLVEKPMALSLEECDEMIAVQKETDTYLGVVCQNRFTKENQILKALIDSKPVGRVLFGQVESFWYRGHSYYDLWWRGTWEKEGGGCTINHGVHQIDLLNWIMGPPETVTAVLANIAHDNAETEDLSAAILTYKSGAVVTLAVNLVTHGQYQRLAFQCEKAGISSPYEVRSSSSTDTGFPVDDPDTVAEIEKVRESFPEPTKENHEAQIERVISFIEKGEIHPEDSADGRLALEVITAIYQSGFTRSTVRLPLGKDSLLYDKDGINENGKNFHGANQNAVRGNQEELK, from the coding sequence ATGGTAGGTATCATCGGAACGGGCGTTATTGCAGAGGCACATCTTAGGGCATACCTTACACTTTCGGACAGATGCCGGGTAGTTGCGCTGTGTGATATCTTTCCCGAGAAAGCACAGCGGCTGAAAGAGAAGTATGGCCTGGAGGCAGCGGAAGTTTATGGGGATTATAACGAGATGCTTAAAAGACAGGATATTGATCTTGTAAGTGTGTGTACCCCGCCTTTCACCCATTTGCCTGCTTCCATAGCATGTATGAGGGCAGGAAAGCATGTGCTGGTGGAAAAACCCATGGCTTTATCTCTGGAGGAATGTGACGAAATGATAGCAGTCCAAAAGGAGACCGACACTTATTTAGGAGTCGTCTGCCAGAACCGTTTTACGAAAGAAAATCAGATTCTTAAGGCACTTATAGACAGCAAACCCGTTGGCAGAGTGCTCTTTGGCCAGGTGGAGTCATTCTGGTACCGGGGCCACAGCTATTATGATCTTTGGTGGAGAGGCACCTGGGAGAAGGAAGGCGGAGGCTGTACCATCAATCATGGTGTACACCAGATCGATCTGCTCAACTGGATTATGGGTCCCCCTGAGACTGTAACGGCTGTTCTGGCAAATATTGCACATGATAACGCCGAGACAGAAGATTTGTCAGCGGCAATACTTACCTATAAAAGCGGGGCAGTCGTGACCCTTGCGGTGAATCTGGTGACCCATGGCCAGTATCAAAGGCTTGCTTTCCAGTGTGAAAAGGCGGGCATCTCCTCTCCTTATGAGGTCAGGAGCAGCAGCTCTACAGATACAGGATTTCCGGTAGACGACCCGGATACTGTGGCAGAGATAGAGAAGGTGCGGGAATCGTTCCCGGAACCAACGAAAGAAAATCATGAGGCGCAGATTGAACGTGTGATCAGCTTTATTGAAAAGGGAGAAATACATCCGGAGGACAGTGCCGATGGCCGCCTGGCTCTTGAAGTTATTACGGCTATCTATCAATCCGGATTTACGAGATCAACAGTCCGCCTGCCTTTGGGAAAGGACAGCCTGTTGTATGATAAAGACGGTATAAATGAAAACGGAAAAAATTTCCATGGGGCGAATCAAAACGCCGTCAGAGGAAATCAGGAGGAACTTAAGTGA
- a CDS encoding carbohydrate ABC transporter permease, with protein MVFLTLYPFINALFISFTDYNLVREPNFIGFANYAKLLKDKDFLGTLRQTLKYTVITVPLQLAFALFIAFILNFKLKAINFYRTAYYVPSLLGGNVAVAVLWRFLFQQDGFINHFLGIFGVGPVKWLSSGPGAMAVIVLLKVWQFGSAMLIFLAALKDVPQDLYEAASVDGATKPYSFFKITIPLITPTIFFNLVMQLVNAFQEFNGPYLITKKGPLNSTYLTSMFIYDNAFQLFNMGYASAASWVLFLIIVSVTVVLFATQDRWVFYSDKGE; from the coding sequence ATGGTTTTTCTTACATTGTATCCGTTTATTAACGCGCTTTTTATCAGCTTTACGGATTACAACCTGGTCAGGGAACCAAATTTCATAGGATTTGCCAACTATGCGAAGCTATTGAAAGATAAAGACTTTTTAGGCACATTGAGACAGACGCTTAAATATACGGTAATCACAGTGCCTTTGCAGCTTGCATTTGCACTTTTTATTGCATTTATCCTGAATTTTAAACTAAAGGCTATCAATTTCTACCGGACGGCATATTATGTACCTTCCCTTTTGGGAGGAAATGTGGCGGTTGCCGTATTATGGCGTTTTTTATTCCAGCAGGATGGGTTTATTAACCATTTTCTCGGCATATTCGGCGTGGGACCTGTAAAATGGCTATCTTCCGGACCTGGAGCCATGGCTGTTATCGTGCTTTTAAAAGTATGGCAGTTCGGTTCTGCCATGCTGATATTCCTGGCAGCCCTTAAGGACGTGCCTCAGGATCTTTATGAAGCTGCAAGCGTGGACGGAGCGACGAAGCCTTATTCGTTTTTCAAGATCACGATCCCTTTGATCACACCGACGATTTTCTTCAATTTGGTCATGCAGCTGGTCAATGCTTTCCAGGAATTCAACGGACCTTACCTGATCACAAAGAAAGGCCCTTTAAATTCCACTTACCTTACCTCTATGTTCATTTATGACAATGCCTTCCAGCTTTTTAATATGGGTTATGCAAGCGCCGCAAGCTGGGTACTGTTTCTCATTATTGTATCTGTTACGGTAGTATTATTTGCTACCCAGGACCGCTGGGTATTTTATTCGGATAAGGGGGAATAA